In Palleronia sp. LCG004, a single window of DNA contains:
- the guaD gene encoding guanine deaminase, whose protein sequence is MVELILGRVLEFVAEPFGPEPGEAARLHGGVAIADGRILALGSAADLGRDFAGARVTDLGDALILPGFVDAHMHYPQTGMIASWGKRLIDWLETYTFPEEMRFGDADYARAQADLTLDLALAHGTTTLSSFCTIHPESVDAFFGAAEARGMAVVAGKTCMDRNAPEGLRDNARRAYDESAALLGRWHGAGRARYAITPRFSPTSSPEQLEALGALWAEHPDCLMQTHLSEQVDEVDWVRGLYPSARDYLDTYEAHGLLGSRGLYGHAIHLEPRERDRLAEVGGGLVHCPTSNTFIGSGLFEMGARLAEGQRVGLATDTGGGSSFSMLRVMAAAYEIGQLTGRPLHPAELLWLATAGSARILHAEEEIGTMAVGSAADLVALDLGSTPAIAQRSARADDIWEAVFPTIMMGDDRAVAGTWVAGRRVAG, encoded by the coding sequence ATGGTCGAATTGATCCTGGGACGGGTGCTGGAATTCGTGGCGGAGCCTTTTGGCCCGGAGCCCGGAGAGGCCGCACGGCTGCATGGCGGGGTCGCGATCGCGGATGGTCGCATCCTGGCGCTGGGCAGTGCCGCCGATCTCGGGCGCGACTTTGCCGGGGCGCGCGTGACGGATCTCGGGGATGCGCTGATCCTGCCGGGATTCGTCGACGCGCACATGCACTATCCCCAGACGGGCATGATCGCGAGCTGGGGCAAGCGGCTGATCGACTGGCTCGAGACCTACACCTTTCCCGAGGAGATGAGGTTCGGCGATGCGGATTATGCCCGTGCGCAGGCCGACCTGACGCTGGACCTTGCGCTGGCCCACGGGACGACGACGCTGTCGTCCTTTTGCACGATCCATCCCGAAAGCGTCGATGCCTTCTTCGGCGCGGCCGAGGCGCGCGGCATGGCTGTCGTGGCAGGCAAGACGTGCATGGACCGCAACGCGCCCGAAGGTCTGCGCGACAACGCGCGGCGCGCCTATGACGAGAGCGCGGCGCTGCTCGGGCGCTGGCACGGGGCGGGGCGGGCGCGCTATGCGATCACGCCGCGATTCTCGCCCACCTCGAGCCCCGAACAGCTCGAGGCGCTGGGTGCGCTCTGGGCCGAGCATCCCGATTGCCTCATGCAGACGCATCTGAGCGAGCAGGTGGACGAGGTCGACTGGGTGCGCGGGCTCTATCCCTCCGCACGCGACTATCTCGATACCTACGAGGCGCATGGGCTTCTGGGCTCGCGGGGACTCTACGGGCATGCGATCCATCTGGAGCCGCGCGAGCGTGACCGGCTGGCCGAAGTCGGCGGGGGGCTCGTTCATTGTCCGACCTCGAACACGTTCATCGGGTCGGGGCTTTTCGAGATGGGCGCGCGGCTGGCCGAGGGGCAGCGCGTGGGTCTCGCCACCGATACCGGGGGCGGGTCGTCCTTTTCGATGCTGCGGGTGATGGCGGCGGCCTACGAGATCGGACAGCTGACCGGACGTCCGCTCCATCCGGCGGAGCTGTTGTGGCTCGCGACGGCCGGGTCGGCCCGGATCCTCCATGCGGAGGAGGAGATCGGGACGATGGCCGTCGGATCGGCGGCGGATCTCGTCGCGCTCGATTTGGGCTCCACGCCCGCCATCGCACAGCGGAGCGCGCGGGCGGACGATATCTGGGAGGCGGTCTTTCCGACCATCATGATGGGAGACGATCGCGCCGTCGCCGGGACCTGGGTCGCGGGACGGCGCGTGGCGGGCTAG
- the mgtE gene encoding magnesium transporter, with protein sequence MADPAPDEILPERAIEDDVYALRDDTIRMIRDAVETDDRDALVAALDPLHPADIADLLEQMDPEPRHRLIALYGTEFDGEILSELDESIRSDVVSSLSPEILTEAVRSLESDDVVDLLEDLQEDQQSAILKVLERRDRVAIERALSFPEGSAGRLMQREVVTAPEHWTVGDAIDFMRERLDLPEQFYHIVLVDPRHRPTGHVTLGKVMSSDRVTPLMELSEPSFRTIPADQDEEDVAYAFNQYHLISAPVVDDDGRLVGVITIDDAMIVLSQENEEDLLLLAGVGDESISDRTMQIVRQRFPWLLVNLGTAIVASLVIAQFEATIQAIVALAVLMPIVASMGGNAGTQSMTVAVRGLATRDLTGSNALRVVRREVVAALLNGLLFAVIMGVIGYLWFGTMMLGVVLGLAMIINLVVAGLAGVLVPLLLGRVGIDPALASGTFVTTVTDVVGFFAFLGLAGVMLL encoded by the coding sequence ATGGCTGATCCGGCCCCGGACGAGATCCTTCCCGAGCGCGCGATCGAGGACGATGTCTATGCCCTGCGCGACGACACGATCCGCATGATCCGCGACGCGGTCGAGACGGACGATCGCGACGCGCTCGTCGCCGCGCTCGACCCGCTCCACCCCGCCGACATCGCCGACCTTCTCGAACAGATGGATCCCGAGCCGCGGCACAGGCTCATCGCGCTCTACGGTACCGAGTTCGACGGAGAGATCCTCTCCGAGCTCGACGAATCGATCCGGAGCGACGTCGTGTCGTCCCTCTCGCCGGAAATCCTGACCGAAGCGGTTCGCAGCCTCGAATCGGATGACGTGGTCGACCTGCTCGAGGATCTCCAGGAGGACCAGCAGAGCGCCATCCTCAAGGTGCTCGAGCGGCGCGACCGGGTCGCCATCGAACGCGCGCTGAGCTTCCCCGAAGGCTCCGCCGGCCGGTTGATGCAGCGCGAGGTGGTGACCGCGCCCGAACACTGGACCGTGGGCGATGCCATAGACTTCATGCGCGAGCGGCTCGACCTGCCCGAGCAGTTCTACCACATCGTCCTCGTCGATCCGCGTCATCGCCCGACAGGCCACGTGACGCTCGGCAAGGTCATGTCGTCGGATCGCGTGACCCCGCTCATGGAACTGAGCGAGCCGAGCTTTCGCACCATCCCCGCCGATCAGGACGAGGAGGACGTGGCCTACGCTTTCAACCAGTATCACCTGATCTCGGCCCCGGTCGTCGACGATGACGGACGCCTCGTGGGTGTGATCACGATCGACGACGCCATGATCGTGCTCAGCCAGGAAAACGAGGAGGACCTCCTGCTCCTCGCGGGTGTCGGCGACGAATCGATCTCCGACCGCACGATGCAGATCGTGCGGCAGCGCTTCCCCTGGCTGCTCGTCAACCTCGGCACCGCGATCGTCGCGTCGCTCGTCATCGCGCAGTTCGAGGCCACCATCCAGGCGATCGTGGCGCTGGCCGTGCTGATGCCGATCGTCGCTTCGATGGGCGGCAATGCCGGCACGCAATCCATGACCGTCGCGGTGCGCGGCCTCGCGACGCGCGACCTGACCGGATCGAACGCGCTGCGCGTTGTCCGGCGCGAAGTTGTGGCCGCGCTCCTCAACGGCCTGCTCTTTGCGGTCATCATGGGGGTGATCGGCTATCTCTGGTTCGGCACGATGATGCTGGGCGTGGTCCTCGGTCTCGCCATGATCATCAATCTCGTGGTCGCGGGGCTTGCGGGCGTGCTCGTGCCGCTTCTTCTCGGCCGCGTCGGGATAGATCCCGCGCTGGCCTCCGGCACCTTCGTGACGACCGTGACGGATGTCGTGGGCTTCTTCGCGTTCCTCGGCCTCGCCGGTGTGATGCTCCTGTGA
- a CDS encoding LysE/ArgO family amino acid transporter yields MSSLSAGFLLGLSLILAIGAQNAFVLRQGLRRAHVLPVVLTCAASDAILVTVGVAGFGWLVTAAPWIEPVFTFGGAAFLAVYGAMAFRNAWRGMAAMTLSDGSRETRRSAVLTCLALTWLNPHVYLDTVVLLGSVASGADDRLLFGVGAVAASFAFFFALGYGARALAPLFARPVAWRTLDIGVGIVMWAIALRLVTG; encoded by the coding sequence ATGTCGTCTCTCTCGGCCGGCTTCCTGCTGGGCCTTTCCCTGATCCTCGCCATCGGCGCGCAGAACGCCTTCGTCCTGCGGCAGGGGCTCAGGCGCGCGCATGTCCTGCCGGTGGTGCTGACCTGCGCGGCAAGCGATGCGATCCTCGTGACCGTGGGGGTCGCCGGGTTCGGATGGCTCGTCACCGCGGCCCCCTGGATCGAGCCGGTCTTCACCTTCGGCGGGGCCGCGTTCCTCGCCGTCTACGGCGCGATGGCGTTCCGCAACGCGTGGCGCGGGATGGCCGCGATGACGCTCTCGGACGGCTCGCGCGAGACGCGCCGCTCGGCCGTTCTGACCTGCCTGGCGCTGACGTGGCTCAACCCGCATGTCTATCTCGATACGGTGGTTCTGCTGGGTTCGGTCGCGTCCGGGGCCGACGACCGGCTGCTTTTCGGGGTGGGAGCGGTCGCCGCCTCATTCGCGTTCTTCTTCGCGTTGGGCTACGGCGCGCGGGCGCTGGCCCCGCTCTTCGCGCGGCCGGTGGCCTGGCGAACCCTCGACATCGGCGTGGGCATCGTGATGTGGGCCATCGCGCTCAGGCTGGTGACGGGATGA
- a CDS encoding DksA/TraR family C4-type zinc finger protein → MAGGWTRDGAVSEQIEASISDELKRLEARRRQAGGESRTHCAECEEPISEERRKAVPGAQLCIDCMRERDRADAPRGGINRRGSKDSQLK, encoded by the coding sequence ATGGCCGGAGGATGGACCCGTGACGGTGCGGTGAGCGAGCAGATCGAAGCCTCGATCTCGGACGAGCTCAAGCGCCTTGAAGCCCGCCGCAGGCAGGCCGGAGGCGAAAGCCGCACCCATTGCGCCGAATGCGAGGAACCGATTTCCGAGGAACGCCGGAAGGCGGTGCCGGGCGCGCAGCTCTGCATCGACTGCATGCGCGAACGCGATCGTGCCGACGCACCGCGCGGCGGCATCAACCGCCGCGGCAGCAAGGACAGCCAATTGAAATGA
- a CDS encoding DMT family transporter — MSVRQDRPVAGALWMLLTGVLFVAVTAMVKHLGSRVPAAEAAFLRYALGLVFLLPMLGALRRVRFDRRVATLFGVRGLLHALGVILWFFAMTQIPIAEVTAMNYVSPVYVAIGAALFLGERMRWPRIVAILVALVGVAIILRPGFREISPGHIAMIGTAILFAGSYLIAKVLSDEVAPTVVVAMLSITVTIGLTPFAMAVWVWPTWSELGWLFLVATVATSAHLSMTLAFRAAPITVTQPVTFLQLIWATALGAFVFDEGVDAYVVTGGIVIVGAVLVITIREARAKRVRQQPPVAP, encoded by the coding sequence ATGAGCGTGCGGCAGGACAGGCCCGTGGCGGGCGCGCTCTGGATGCTGCTGACGGGAGTGCTCTTCGTTGCGGTGACCGCGATGGTCAAACATCTGGGCAGTCGCGTCCCCGCGGCCGAGGCGGCCTTCCTGCGCTATGCCCTGGGCCTCGTCTTTCTTTTGCCGATGCTGGGTGCGCTGCGGCGCGTCAGGTTCGACCGACGGGTCGCGACGCTCTTCGGGGTGCGGGGGCTGCTGCACGCGCTGGGCGTGATCCTGTGGTTCTTCGCGATGACGCAGATCCCCATCGCAGAGGTCACGGCGATGAACTACGTCTCGCCGGTCTATGTCGCGATCGGCGCGGCGCTGTTTCTGGGCGAGCGCATGCGCTGGCCGCGCATCGTCGCGATCCTCGTGGCGCTTGTCGGCGTCGCGATCATCCTGCGCCCCGGGTTCCGCGAGATCAGCCCCGGCCACATCGCCATGATCGGGACGGCGATCCTCTTCGCCGGCTCCTACCTCATCGCCAAGGTCCTGTCGGACGAGGTCGCGCCGACCGTCGTGGTGGCCATGCTGTCGATCACGGTGACGATCGGGCTCACCCCCTTCGCGATGGCAGTCTGGGTCTGGCCCACCTGGTCCGAACTCGGCTGGCTCTTCCTCGTGGCGACGGTCGCCACCAGCGCACATCTGAGCATGACGCTCGCTTTCCGCGCGGCACCCATCACCGTGACGCAGCCCGTGACCTTCCTGCAACTGATCTGGGCGACGGCATTGGGCGCGTTCGTCTTCGACGAGGGGGTCGATGCCTATGTCGTGACGGGCGGCATCGTCATCGTGGGGGCCGTTCTCGTCATCACGATCCGCGAGGCGCGCGCCAAGCGGGTGCGGCAGCAGCCCCCCGTTGCGCCCTAG
- a CDS encoding SLC13 family permease, whose product MSDGPQGSGRNDYATAEEPGTESSGLMWVNRVIGLVAAVAVWLLLGGSEGLSPDARWVAAIGTLMAIWWMTEAIPLSATALLPIVLIPALTDQTVSQATAPYASSIVFLFLGGFLIAIAMEKWNLHRRIALMTLARVGVEPRRIVLGMMIATGFLSMWVSNTATTLMMLPIGLSVLTLVAERSAKKGSADADVGDDLHKGGRISDVISDPDIKRFGVCLVLAIAWSASMGGLGTLLGSPPNAIVAGYAADELGREIGFLEWMLVGVPIAAIFILIGWVLMTRVLYRFSLEEIPGGRSLIADQIRDLGALSQGEKAVMAVFGSAAFLWVVPGLLASIPGLGFLDGLDDTAIAIAAGLSMFFIPAEGRHRMVLDWKDAEDGLPWGVLLLFGGGLSLASAVASTGLDQWFGQQVSGLGSLPAILLVASVVTIVLFLTEITSNTATAATFIPVLGGVAAGIGADPLGLLIPAAFAATCAFMLPVGTPPNAIVFGTGAVSIAQMMRGGVILNIVGVFLITVFCYTLGAWVFGYSF is encoded by the coding sequence ATGAGTGACGGGCCACAGGGATCGGGCAGGAACGATTACGCGACTGCCGAGGAACCCGGCACCGAAAGCTCGGGCCTGATGTGGGTCAACCGCGTGATCGGCCTCGTCGCCGCCGTCGCGGTCTGGCTGCTACTGGGCGGCAGCGAGGGGCTTTCGCCCGATGCCCGCTGGGTCGCGGCGATCGGGACGCTCATGGCGATCTGGTGGATGACCGAGGCCATCCCGCTTTCCGCCACGGCGCTCCTGCCCATCGTGCTCATTCCCGCGCTGACCGATCAGACGGTCAGCCAGGCGACGGCCCCCTATGCAAGCTCCATCGTCTTTCTCTTCCTCGGCGGCTTTCTCATCGCCATCGCGATGGAGAAGTGGAACTTGCACCGGCGCATCGCGCTCATGACGCTCGCCCGGGTGGGGGTCGAGCCGCGGCGCATCGTGCTCGGCATGATGATCGCGACGGGCTTCCTGTCGATGTGGGTGTCGAACACCGCCACCACGCTGATGATGCTGCCGATCGGTCTGTCGGTGCTGACGCTGGTGGCCGAAAGGTCCGCGAAGAAGGGCAGTGCGGATGCCGATGTGGGTGACGATTTGCACAAGGGCGGACGGATCAGCGACGTGATCTCGGACCCCGATATCAAGCGGTTCGGCGTATGCCTCGTCCTCGCCATCGCGTGGTCGGCCTCGATGGGCGGGCTCGGCACGCTTCTCGGGTCGCCGCCCAACGCGATCGTCGCGGGATATGCGGCGGACGAGCTCGGTCGCGAGATCGGCTTTCTCGAATGGATGCTCGTCGGCGTTCCGATCGCGGCGATCTTCATCCTGATCGGCTGGGTCCTGATGACGCGTGTGCTCTATCGCTTCTCCCTCGAGGAGATCCCGGGCGGTCGCAGCCTGATCGCCGATCAGATCCGCGATCTCGGGGCGCTTTCGCAGGGCGAGAAGGCCGTGATGGCGGTCTTCGGAAGTGCCGCCTTCCTCTGGGTCGTGCCGGGGCTGCTCGCCTCGATCCCCGGGCTCGGCTTCCTCGACGGGCTCGACGATACCGCGATCGCCATCGCGGCCGGCCTTTCGATGTTCTTCATCCCCGCGGAGGGGCGTCACCGCATGGTCCTCGACTGGAAGGATGCCGAGGACGGGCTGCCATGGGGCGTTCTGCTGCTCTTCGGCGGTGGCCTCAGCCTGGCGAGCGCGGTGGCCTCGACCGGTCTCGACCAGTGGTTCGGCCAACAGGTGAGCGGCCTCGGTTCGCTGCCCGCCATCCTGCTCGTCGCCTCGGTCGTGACCATCGTCCTCTTCCTGACCGAGATCACGTCGAACACCGCCACGGCGGCCACCTTCATTCCGGTCCTGGGCGGCGTCGCGGCGGGGATCGGTGCCGATCCGCTGGGCCTGCTGATCCCCGCGGCGTTCGCTGCCACCTGTGCCTTCATGCTGCCCGTCGGAACGCCGCCCAACGCCATCGTCTTCGGCACGGGCGCGGTCTCCATCGCGCAAATGATGCGCGGGGGCGTGATCCTCAACATCGTGGGCGTCTTCCTCATCACGGTCTTCTGCTACACGCTCGGGGCCTGGGTGTTCGGCTATTCCTTCTGA
- a CDS encoding gamma-glutamylcyclotransferase family protein, which translates to MSDPYFFGYGSLVNVGSHAYRPTVRGVLPGWRRRWRATHLRPAAFLTAARDPDVEIEGLIAPVPGADWAALDLREGGYDRLEAAGLRHDLGRDAHVAVYAIPESMDPADGPCPILLSYLDVVVKGYLDEFGEAGVARFMETTDGWETPAADDRDAPLYPRAQDVGGDVRTLVDDWLDRLGCPHIDIAETALGQAG; encoded by the coding sequence ATGAGCGATCCCTATTTCTTCGGCTATGGCAGCCTCGTCAACGTAGGCTCCCACGCGTATCGACCGACCGTACGCGGGGTCCTGCCCGGCTGGCGGCGTCGCTGGCGCGCCACCCATCTGCGTCCCGCCGCCTTCCTGACGGCGGCGCGCGACCCGGATGTCGAGATCGAGGGCCTGATCGCGCCGGTGCCGGGGGCCGACTGGGCCGCGCTCGACCTGCGCGAGGGCGGCTACGACAGGCTCGAGGCCGCCGGTCTGCGCCACGATCTGGGGCGCGACGCGCATGTCGCGGTCTATGCCATCCCCGAGAGCATGGATCCCGCCGACGGGCCCTGCCCGATCCTGCTGAGCTATCTGGACGTCGTGGTGAAAGGTTATCTCGACGAGTTCGGCGAGGCCGGCGTCGCGCGGTTCATGGAAACGACCGACGGGTGGGAAACGCCCGCGGCCGATGATCGCGATGCGCCGCTATACCCCCGTGCGCAGGATGTGGGCGGCGATGTCCGCACCCTCGTCGACGACTGGCTCGATCGGCTCGGCTGTCCGCACATCGACATCGCCGAGACCGCGCTCGGCCAGGCGGGCTAG
- a CDS encoding YebC/PmpR family DNA-binding transcriptional regulator has translation MAGHSKWANIQHRKGRQDAARSKLFSKLAKEITVAAKMGDPDPEKNPRLRLAVKEAKTQSVPKDVIDRAIKKSQGGDMENYEEIRYEGYGPSGVAIIVEAMTDNRNRTASTVRSTFSKNGGNLGETGSVSFMFDRKGQVTYPAAAGEPDDIMMAAIEAGAEDVESSEDGHVIWCADTDLADVATKLEEQLGESDSTKLVWRPQTTTELDLDGMQKLMKLMDALDDDDDVQNVTANFETTDEVMAQL, from the coding sequence ATGGCTGGCCATTCCAAATGGGCCAATATCCAGCATCGCAAGGGGCGTCAGGACGCCGCTCGCTCGAAGCTGTTCTCGAAACTGGCCAAGGAAATCACGGTGGCCGCCAAGATGGGCGACCCCGATCCCGAGAAGAACCCCCGCCTGCGCCTTGCCGTCAAGGAGGCCAAGACCCAGTCGGTGCCCAAGGACGTGATCGACCGCGCCATCAAGAAGTCGCAGGGCGGCGACATGGAGAACTACGAGGAAATCCGCTACGAAGGCTACGGGCCGTCGGGCGTCGCGATCATCGTCGAGGCGATGACCGACAACCGCAACCGCACCGCCTCGACCGTGCGCTCGACCTTCTCCAAGAACGGCGGCAATCTGGGCGAGACCGGATCGGTGAGCTTCATGTTCGACCGCAAGGGTCAGGTGACCTACCCCGCCGCCGCGGGTGAACCCGACGACATCATGATGGCCGCCATCGAGGCCGGTGCCGAGGATGTCGAAAGCTCCGAGGACGGCCACGTCATCTGGTGCGCCGATACCGACCTGGCCGACGTCGCGACCAAGCTCGAGGAGCAGCTCGGGGAATCGGACTCGACCAAGCTCGTCTGGCGGCCGCAGACCACGACCGAGCTCGATCTCGACGGGATGCAGAAGCTGATGAAGCTGATGGACGCGCTCGACGACGATGACGACGTGCAGAACGTCACCGCCAATTTCGAGACCACCGACGAGGTGATGGCGCAGCTCTAG
- a CDS encoding TIGR00282 family metallophosphoesterase produces MRLLFLGDVMGRSGRAAIADRLPRLRSEWRLDFVVVNGENATHGMGLSPDHARLFLDAGADVVTLGDHAFDQRDMLQGVEREARILRPLNYSKSAPGRGARVFEAPGGRRVLVAQVLGQVFMKRPFDDPFSAIDGTLRNARLGAAVQAAIVDMHCEATSEKMAMGHFCDGRASLVVGTHTHVPTADAQILPGGTGYLTDAGMCGDYDSVIGMDKAEPMTRFVTGMPKGRFQPASAEATLSGVFVETDDRTGLALRIAMVRQGGRLQQAAP; encoded by the coding sequence ATGAGACTTCTCTTCCTCGGGGACGTGATGGGCCGATCCGGGCGGGCCGCCATCGCCGACCGCCTGCCCCGCCTGCGTTCGGAATGGCGACTCGATTTCGTCGTCGTCAACGGCGAGAACGCCACCCACGGCATGGGGCTTTCGCCCGATCATGCGCGCCTGTTCCTCGACGCAGGCGCGGATGTCGTGACGCTCGGGGATCACGCCTTCGACCAGCGCGACATGCTCCAGGGGGTCGAGCGCGAGGCGCGGATCCTGCGCCCGCTCAACTATTCCAAATCCGCGCCCGGCCGCGGCGCGCGCGTCTTCGAGGCTCCGGGCGGACGGCGCGTGCTGGTCGCGCAGGTGCTGGGCCAGGTCTTCATGAAAAGGCCTTTCGACGATCCCTTCTCGGCGATCGACGGGACGCTCAGGAATGCCCGCCTCGGCGCGGCGGTGCAGGCCGCGATCGTCGACATGCATTGCGAGGCCACGTCCGAAAAGATGGCGATGGGCCATTTCTGCGACGGCCGTGCCTCGCTCGTCGTGGGCACCCATACCCATGTTCCGACCGCCGATGCACAGATCCTGCCGGGCGGGACCGGATATCTTACCGATGCGGGGATGTGCGGCGATTACGACAGCGTCATCGGCATGGACAAGGCCGAGCCCATGACCCGTTTCGTGACCGGCATGCCGAAGGGCAGGTTCCAGCCTGCAAGCGCCGAGGCCACGCTGTCGGGCGTCTTCGTGGAAACCGACGACCGTACGGGCCTCGCCCTGCGGATCGCGATGGTGCGTCAGGGCGGACGGCTCCAGCAGGCCGCCCCCTGA
- a CDS encoding 5-formyltetrahydrofolate cyclo-ligase — protein sequence MTDKAALRQAALAARDRAHATVPPDHAAHLLAALAPHLGRPLAGYSPIRTEIDPSPAMAHAAGAGPVALPVVTGRGMPLRFRRWHPDAVMTDGPFGARIPAEGDWIDPEILIVPLVAFDRRLNRLGYGGGFYDRTLEGLRAARPTIAIGFAHSAQELPEIPVEPTDQPLDLVVTEREIIAR from the coding sequence GTGACCGACAAGGCCGCGCTGCGCCAAGCTGCGCTCGCCGCCCGCGACCGCGCGCACGCTACCGTCCCTCCGGACCACGCCGCGCATCTCCTCGCGGCGCTCGCGCCGCATCTCGGACGCCCCCTCGCGGGCTACTCCCCCATCCGGACCGAGATCGATCCCTCCCCCGCCATGGCCCATGCCGCGGGTGCCGGCCCCGTCGCGCTCCCCGTTGTCACGGGGCGCGGCATGCCCCTTCGCTTCCGTCGGTGGCATCCCGATGCCGTCATGACCGACGGCCCCTTCGGCGCGCGCATTCCCGCGGAAGGCGACTGGATCGACCCCGAGATCCTGATCGTCCCGCTCGTGGCCTTCGACAGAAGGTTGAACCGCCTGGGCTACGGCGGCGGGTTCTACGACCGGACGCTTGAAGGACTACGCGCCGCACGCCCGACCATCGCCATCGGTTTCGCCCATTCCGCGCAGGAACTGCCCGAAATTCCCGTCGAGCCCACCGACCAGCCGCTCGACCTCGTCGTAACGGAACGAGAGATCATCGCGCGCTGA